The following are from one region of the Eubacterium sp. MSJ-33 genome:
- a CDS encoding DMT family transporter, with the protein MKNEREKTEWMQKPVVVWLGAMLCCFLWGSAFPCIKIGYKLWDINSLDTASQILFAGMRFLLAGILAIVLGSILERRFLKPEQGAAGKILWLSLLQTVAQYMFFYIGLAHTSGVKASIIEAVNVFVAILVSGCLFRQETIYIRQMIGCLIGFAGVVLINLNGVDFHMQANGEGFILLSTIAYAFSSVFLKRYSAKHNPVMLSGYQFIVGGIILILCGLLLGGRMGAVSASAIGILVYLAFVSAVAYSLWGLLLKYNPVSKVAVFGFMNPVFGVILSAWLLNEREQAFGVLSLVSLALVCVGIYIVNKRNANC; encoded by the coding sequence ATGAAGAACGAACGAGAAAAAACAGAATGGATGCAGAAACCCGTTGTAGTATGGCTTGGCGCGATGCTTTGCTGCTTCCTGTGGGGAAGTGCATTTCCGTGCATCAAGATCGGCTATAAGCTGTGGGATATCAATTCGCTGGACACAGCATCGCAGATCCTGTTCGCAGGCATGCGGTTCCTGCTTGCGGGCATACTGGCAATCGTGCTTGGCAGTATTCTCGAACGGCGGTTTCTGAAACCGGAGCAGGGCGCGGCAGGGAAGATTCTGTGGCTGTCGCTTCTGCAGACGGTTGCACAGTATATGTTTTTCTATATCGGACTGGCACATACAAGCGGCGTGAAGGCGTCCATCATAGAGGCAGTCAATGTGTTTGTCGCAATCCTTGTATCGGGGTGTCTGTTCCGGCAGGAGACAATCTACATAAGACAGATGATCGGCTGTCTGATCGGATTTGCGGGCGTGGTACTGATTAACTTAAATGGCGTAGACTTCCATATGCAGGCAAATGGAGAGGGCTTTATCCTGTTATCGACGATTGCCTATGCATTTTCATCCGTGTTCCTAAAGCGGTATTCTGCAAAACACAATCCGGTGATGCTTTCCGGATATCAGTTCATCGTGGGTGGCATCATTTTGATCCTGTGTGGTCTGCTGCTTGGCGGACGGATGGGTGCGGTATCAGCATCCGCCATCGGAATTCTTGTGTATCTGGCGTTCGTGTCCGCCGTTGCCTACTCCCTGTGGGGATTGCTCTTAAAATACAATCCGGTATCGAAGGTGGCGGTGTTCGGATTCATGAATCCGGTGTTCGGCGTGATCTTATCGGCATGGCTGCTGAATGAACGGGAGCAGGCATTTGGGGTACTGAGTCTAGTTTCGCTTGCGCTTGTCTGTGTGGGAATCTATATTGTCAATAAAAGAAATGCGAATTGTTAA
- a CDS encoding cellulase family glycosylhydrolase — translation MKKSSNKILIAVIAVLVVIIAALVIVMVRRKPKNEVEKATSEETVQTETEAAPETASDATEEATTEAQATQDCFVKVTNSNSWESANGYSGQLDSTITNKTGNALKNWEIKMTVPDKTTLDSSWNGTFKLEGTTLSVTCVDYNAEVPANGTLKDIGAIVTVPSQADLKAICDSAVLYVDGKEYKGNSDSSTTEAAAAKEETKPKEKVEAESGTPVDNHGKLTLKGTDIVDKNGDKYQLKGVSTHGIAWFPEYVNQDAFQSLRDDMGANLIRIAMYSGENNGYCTGGDQQQLKNLVKTGVDAATNLGMYVIIDWHVLGDQNPQTYKEEAKAFFEEMSALYKDYDNVIYEICNEPNGGTTWADVKSYAEEVIPIIRKNAKDSLIIVGTPTWSQDVDIAADDPITGYDNIMYAVHFYAATHTDNIRNKVTTALSKGLPIFVSEFSICDASGNGGIDYDQAAKWFDLIDTNNLSYAAWNLSNKAETSSLIDSPCTKTSGWTDDDYSETGKWLKKQMHGEN, via the coding sequence ATGAAGAAAAGCAGCAATAAAATTTTGATTGCGGTGATAGCTGTACTGGTTGTTATCATTGCGGCACTTGTGATTGTGATGGTACGCAGAAAACCTAAGAATGAGGTAGAAAAAGCAACTTCAGAAGAGACTGTACAGACAGAGACAGAGGCTGCACCGGAAACAGCATCGGATGCGACGGAAGAGGCAACAACCGAGGCACAGGCAACACAGGACTGCTTTGTCAAAGTGACAAACAGCAATTCATGGGAGAGTGCAAACGGATATAGCGGACAGTTGGATTCAACGATTACGAATAAGACAGGAAATGCACTCAAAAACTGGGAAATCAAGATGACTGTTCCGGATAAGACAACGCTGGACAGCTCATGGAATGGAACATTCAAGCTGGAAGGAACGACATTATCGGTTACATGTGTGGATTATAATGCGGAGGTTCCGGCAAATGGCACTCTGAAGGATATCGGAGCTATTGTGACTGTGCCATCGCAGGCGGATCTGAAAGCCATCTGTGACAGTGCAGTGCTTTATGTGGATGGAAAAGAATACAAAGGAAACAGCGATTCTTCTACGACAGAGGCAGCCGCGGCAAAGGAAGAGACAAAGCCGAAGGAAAAGGTGGAAGCAGAGAGTGGAACCCCGGTCGACAATCATGGTAAGCTTACGCTCAAGGGCACGGATATTGTAGATAAAAATGGAGACAAATATCAGTTAAAGGGAGTCAGTACACATGGTATCGCATGGTTCCCGGAATATGTGAATCAGGATGCGTTCCAGAGTCTGCGCGATGATATGGGAGCGAATCTGATCCGTATCGCGATGTATTCCGGTGAGAACAACGGGTATTGTACCGGAGGTGACCAGCAACAGTTAAAGAATCTGGTAAAAACAGGTGTGGATGCGGCGACAAATCTTGGGATGTATGTCATTATCGACTGGCATGTATTAGGTGACCAGAATCCACAGACCTATAAGGAAGAGGCAAAAGCATTTTTCGAAGAGATGTCTGCGTTGTATAAGGATTACGACAATGTCATTTACGAGATCTGTAACGAGCCAAACGGCGGAACAACATGGGCAGATGTGAAGTCTTATGCGGAAGAGGTCATTCCGATCATCCGTAAGAACGCAAAGGATTCCCTGATCATCGTAGGAACACCGACCTGGTCGCAGGATGTTGATATCGCGGCAGATGATCCGATTACCGGATATGACAATATCATGTATGCGGTGCATTTCTATGCAGCAACACATACAGATAATATCCGAAACAAGGTGACAACGGCACTTTCCAAGGGACTTCCGATCTTTGTCAGTGAGTTTTCCATCTGTGATGCATCCGGAAACGGTGGAATCGATTACGATCAGGCGGCAAAATGGTTTGATCTGATCGATACGAATAACCTTTCATATGCGGCTTGGAATTTATCGAACAAGGCAGAAACATCGTCCCTGATTGATTCGCCTTGTACGAAGACATCCGGCTGGACCGATGATGATTATTCTGAGACAGGTAAATGGCTCAAAAAGCAGATGCATGGAGAGAATTAA
- a CDS encoding tRNA(Met) cytidine acetate ligase produces the protein MSNVAVIAEFHPYHNGHHYLFEEAMSLSHADHAIALMSGNFLQRGSIALWDKYTRAEMAVADGFDLCLELPFVYATGSAGDFSDGAVAILSKLHAIDYLAFGVEEAEPEVFEQMADILTVEPENYQLALKQALKDGASYPKARQTAIAAICGNSAAALLKTPNNTLALSYLCAIKKLHTDIKPIFIKRISNDYHDTDLQAQISSATAIRTALAKGADFSSLAAQVPPATYLRMGTPDHTYLSDAMLTPFVQACRLREPDLTNICDISPALADKLKRMPYPTGYEALVEQLKTKDITRSRIARALLHLLLGYTESDRQKFIGSGYAYYANILALKKDSSGLIRQLHAASEIPVITKKADFDSMLSSYPATHAGPARTMWQYDLRATELYNCIYYNHYGITLPNDYTRKLPVL, from the coding sequence ATGAGTAATGTAGCAGTCATCGCAGAATTTCATCCATATCACAACGGACATCACTATCTCTTTGAAGAAGCGATGTCTCTTTCGCATGCCGATCATGCAATCGCACTGATGAGCGGGAATTTCTTACAGCGTGGCAGTATTGCTCTGTGGGACAAATACACGCGTGCGGAAATGGCAGTTGCGGATGGCTTCGACCTGTGTTTAGAGCTTCCGTTTGTGTATGCAACGGGAAGCGCCGGAGATTTTTCGGATGGTGCTGTTGCAATCTTAAGTAAGCTTCATGCCATTGACTATCTGGCGTTTGGCGTCGAAGAAGCAGAACCGGAAGTATTTGAACAGATGGCTGATATTCTGACTGTGGAACCGGAGAATTATCAGCTTGCCTTAAAGCAGGCATTAAAAGACGGAGCTTCCTACCCCAAAGCCAGACAGACCGCAATCGCCGCAATCTGCGGAAATTCGGCAGCAGCCCTTCTTAAGACACCGAACAATACACTCGCACTCTCCTATCTGTGCGCAATCAAGAAGCTACATACAGATATCAAACCAATCTTTATCAAACGGATCTCAAACGACTACCATGATACCGATCTGCAGGCACAGATCAGTTCCGCAACTGCCATCCGGACAGCCCTTGCAAAAGGAGCAGACTTTTCATCACTTGCCGCACAGGTTCCACCGGCAACCTATTTGCGCATGGGGACACCCGACCACACCTATCTGTCGGATGCAATGCTGACACCATTTGTTCAGGCATGTCGGCTGCGGGAACCGGATCTGACAAATATCTGTGATATCTCTCCTGCACTTGCCGATAAGCTGAAGCGTATGCCTTATCCGACCGGTTATGAAGCACTTGTTGAGCAGTTAAAGACGAAGGATATCACAAGAAGCCGGATTGCCCGTGCGCTCCTGCATCTGCTGCTTGGCTATACCGAGTCTGACCGGCAGAAGTTTATCGGATCCGGCTATGCATATTATGCCAATATCCTTGCACTGAAGAAGGATTCCAGCGGGCTTATCCGCCAGTTACATGCGGCATCTGAGATTCCGGTCATCACGAAGAAAGCAGATTTTGATTCCATGCTTTCCTCCTACCCTGCCACTCACGCCGGACCCGCACGAACCATGTGGCAATATGATCTGCGCGCGACCGAGCTTTACAATTGCATCTATTATAATCATTACGGCATCACACTTCCAAACGATTATACAAGAAAACTCCCGGTTCTATAA
- the coaD gene encoding pantetheine-phosphate adenylyltransferase — protein sequence MSIAVYPGSFDPVTLGHLDIIRRSAAVFDHVIVGVLNNTSKKPLFSLGERVNMLKDVVSEIENVSVESFDGLLVDFVRQKNTNVIIRGLRALTDFDLEMQMAQSNRMVAKDVDTVFLSTSTQYSYLSSSVVKEYARYGVDLTEFVPACIIPKLIERMNELDIKRS from the coding sequence ATGAGTATAGCAGTTTACCCTGGCAGTTTTGATCCGGTTACGCTTGGACATCTGGATATTATTCGCAGATCTGCGGCGGTATTCGACCATGTAATTGTCGGAGTTTTGAATAATACATCGAAAAAACCATTGTTTTCTTTGGGAGAACGTGTTAATATGTTGAAAGATGTAGTTTCCGAGATTGAAAATGTATCGGTAGAATCGTTTGACGGACTGCTGGTAGACTTCGTTCGTCAGAAGAATACGAACGTGATTATCCGGGGACTTCGTGCCTTGACAGATTTTGATTTAGAGATGCAGATGGCACAGAGCAACCGTATGGTTGCAAAGGATGTCGACACGGTATTTTTGTCGACAAGTACGCAGTACTCGTATCTGAGTTCCAGCGTGGTTAAGGAATATGCAAGGTATGGTGTTGACCTGACTGAATTTGTTCCCGCATGCATTATTCCCAAATTAATCGAGCGAATGAATGAATTGGATATAAAGAGGTCATAG
- a CDS encoding DUF3737 family protein yields the protein MEKQIRQAYFEGERPLFGAENLSIQDTIFGEGESPLKESRDISLEGSIFQWKYPLWYSKNIAVKDGTWAEMARAGVWYTDDMTVERALIEAPKNFRRCRRLTLKEVALPNALETLWHCMDVTLDHVMAKGDYFAMDCENMKIQDFQLAGNYSFDGAKNVEIHNAKLLSKDAFWNSENVTVYDSVISGEYLGWNSKNLTLINCTIESLQGMCYIENLVMRNCKLVNTTLAFEYSTVDVEIQGGIDSVINPTAGVIRADSIGTLILEPERVNPADTEIICKEIKEKKNHAPK from the coding sequence ATGGAAAAGCAGATCAGACAGGCATATTTTGAGGGCGAACGCCCATTGTTTGGTGCGGAGAATCTGTCTATTCAAGATACGATTTTCGGAGAAGGAGAATCCCCACTCAAGGAGAGCCGTGATATTTCGTTGGAGGGAAGCATCTTCCAGTGGAAATATCCGCTCTGGTACAGTAAGAATATTGCGGTGAAAGACGGCACATGGGCGGAAATGGCACGTGCAGGTGTCTGGTACACCGATGATATGACAGTCGAGCGCGCGTTGATCGAGGCACCGAAGAATTTCCGGCGCTGTCGCAGACTGACGCTCAAAGAGGTTGCCCTGCCAAATGCGTTAGAGACACTGTGGCATTGTATGGATGTGACACTCGATCACGTGATGGCAAAGGGCGATTATTTTGCGATGGACTGCGAGAATATGAAGATTCAGGACTTCCAGCTTGCGGGAAATTATTCATTCGATGGAGCGAAGAATGTGGAGATCCACAATGCGAAGCTGCTCTCGAAGGATGCATTCTGGAACAGCGAGAATGTGACCGTCTATGATTCGGTTATTTCCGGCGAATATCTGGGCTGGAATTCGAAGAATCTGACACTGATTAACTGTACGATTGAGAGCCTGCAGGGCATGTGTTATATTGAGAATCTCGTGATGAGAAACTGCAAGCTCGTCAATACAACACTTGCGTTTGAGTATTCGACTGTCGATGTGGAGATACAGGGCGGTATCGACAGCGTGATTAATCCAACAGCCGGTGTGATACGGGCAGATTCAATCGGAACGCTCATCCTGGAGCCGGAGCGAGTAAATCCTGCAGATACGGAGATTATCTGCAAAGAGATTAAAGAGAAGAAGAATCATGCTCCGAAGTAA
- the rsmD gene encoding 16S rRNA (guanine(966)-N(2))-methyltransferase RsmD: MRVIAGTARSLPLKTIEGLETRPTTDRIKETLFNMLTGYVPQAKFLDLFAGSGGIGIEALSRGAESCTFVEQAKNAAACIEDNLKFTKLADKAQVRKFDAVSFVSSLPVVDYDVIFMDPPYSKGLERRVLEVLSTKKFTTDTLIVVEAALDEDFSYVDALGFEITKDKHYKTNKHVFLMQKENI; this comes from the coding sequence ATGCGAGTGATTGCTGGAACGGCACGAAGCCTGCCGTTAAAAACGATAGAAGGTCTGGAGACGCGACCGACGACAGACCGGATCAAAGAGACATTGTTTAATATGCTGACCGGATATGTTCCGCAGGCAAAATTCCTGGATTTATTTGCAGGAAGCGGTGGGATTGGTATCGAGGCATTGTCCCGCGGGGCAGAGAGCTGTACCTTTGTTGAGCAGGCAAAAAATGCAGCCGCCTGTATCGAAGATAATTTGAAATTTACAAAGCTTGCGGACAAGGCACAGGTGCGGAAGTTTGATGCGGTAAGCTTTGTATCATCCTTGCCGGTGGTTGATTATGATGTGATATTTATGGATCCCCCATATAGCAAGGGATTAGAGCGCAGAGTATTAGAGGTGCTTTCCACGAAGAAATTTACGACAGATACACTGATCGTGGTAGAGGCCGCGTTGGATGAGGATTTCTCCTATGTGGATGCACTCGGATTTGAAATAACAAAAGACAAGCATTATAAGACGAACAAACATGTCTTTTTGATGCAGAAGGAGAATATATGA
- a CDS encoding NUDIX hydrolase — MRMTTLCYIEQDGKYLMLHRTKKKKDINKDKWIGVGGHAEEGEGPEECLLREVKEETGLTLTSYRFRGLITFISNECEPELMCLFTADGFTGELITCNEGDLVWVDKAQVPELPTWSGDAIFLKQILSDDPRFFTLRLVYVGDTLVEHRLQFY, encoded by the coding sequence ATGCGAATGACAACATTATGTTATATCGAGCAGGATGGGAAATACCTCATGCTGCATCGGACGAAGAAAAAGAAGGATATCAACAAGGATAAATGGATCGGTGTCGGCGGGCATGCCGAAGAAGGTGAAGGACCGGAAGAATGTCTGCTTCGCGAAGTGAAGGAAGAGACAGGGCTGACGCTTACATCGTACCGGTTCCGCGGATTGATTACGTTTATCAGCAACGAGTGTGAGCCGGAGCTGATGTGCCTTTTTACGGCAGATGGATTCACCGGGGAGCTGATCACCTGCAATGAAGGGGATCTGGTCTGGGTGGATAAAGCGCAGGTGCCGGAGCTTCCGACCTGGAGCGGAGACGCTATATTCTTGAAGCAGATCCTGTCAGACGATCCAAGGTTTTTCACACTGCGGCTCGTATATGTGGGCGATACGCTGGTGGAACACCGGTTACAATTTTATTAG
- the recG gene encoding ATP-dependent DNA helicase RecG: protein MRKEDSIQTIKGIGEKTAESFARLGIFTIDDLLHTYPRNYLSYGEPVHIRDAAVGERHAVRAMITSYVTVKQVRSLKLTILTVSDGDATMHMTWFNQPFLRNVFHKGDSYIFVGMVKVKNGMRVMEQAEYYKLPVYAGMQQEMQPVYPLTSGLSNKTFQKAIIATRELICQMEDYVPAEVRAEHNLMELSEAYENIHFPMNQAVLKNAIRRLAFDEFYQFLYDMASMKKTTQLQENLHKIVQGKAVADYISDLPFSLTKGQQQAIEDILADMGGNGVMNRLIQGDVGSGKTVVAAAALLACAKAGYQGALMAPTEVLARQHYEELSEQFSHYDIRTACLVGSTPLKEKRRIYEAIQQGGIDIVIGTHALLEDKVEFKDLALVVTDEQHRFGVNQRKRLSDKGYGVHTLVMSATPIPRTLAIILYADMDISIIKELPKGRKPIKNCVVGTNYRQTAYQFIAGQIAEHSQVYVVCPMVEESETLDVTNVTEYVDTMRANLPAGTRIEMLHGQMRAEEKNEIMKRFSEGEIDVLVSTTVIEVGVNNPNATVMMVENAERFGLAQLHQLRGRVGRGKKQSYCIFINGKESEESMDRLRVLENSNDGFFIASEDLKLRGPGDFFGIRQSGDALFELADIYNHADMLQLAQDLLKEYGRSMQPVRRNRGGISETVL from the coding sequence ATGAGAAAAGAAGACAGTATTCAGACAATTAAAGGCATTGGAGAAAAGACAGCGGAAAGCTTTGCGCGGCTTGGGATTTTTACGATTGATGATCTGCTGCATACTTATCCACGCAATTATTTAAGTTATGGCGAGCCGGTTCATATCCGGGATGCAGCTGTTGGTGAACGACACGCAGTCCGGGCGATGATCACCTCATATGTGACAGTCAAACAGGTACGAAGCTTAAAACTTACGATTCTTACGGTCAGCGATGGTGATGCGACGATGCATATGACATGGTTTAACCAGCCATTTTTAAGAAATGTATTCCATAAAGGGGATTCTTATATCTTTGTCGGAATGGTTAAGGTAAAAAATGGCATGCGTGTGATGGAACAGGCAGAGTATTACAAGCTTCCGGTGTATGCGGGGATGCAGCAGGAGATGCAGCCGGTCTACCCACTTACGAGCGGGCTTTCCAACAAGACCTTCCAGAAAGCAATTATCGCGACGCGGGAGTTGATCTGCCAGATGGAGGATTATGTACCGGCGGAGGTACGGGCAGAACACAATCTGATGGAACTATCGGAAGCGTATGAGAACATCCATTTCCCGATGAATCAGGCAGTCTTAAAAAATGCGATACGAAGACTTGCTTTTGATGAGTTTTATCAGTTCCTCTATGATATGGCATCTATGAAGAAGACAACGCAGTTACAGGAGAATCTGCACAAGATCGTGCAGGGAAAGGCGGTTGCGGATTACATATCGGATCTGCCGTTTTCGCTTACGAAAGGACAACAGCAGGCCATCGAGGATATTTTGGCGGATATGGGAGGCAACGGTGTGATGAATCGCCTGATCCAGGGGGATGTTGGTTCCGGAAAGACGGTTGTTGCGGCGGCAGCTTTGCTTGCGTGTGCGAAGGCCGGGTATCAGGGCGCCCTTATGGCACCGACGGAAGTTCTTGCGAGACAGCATTACGAGGAACTGTCGGAGCAGTTTTCACATTATGATATCCGCACGGCATGTCTGGTTGGTTCGACACCATTAAAGGAGAAGCGGAGAATCTACGAAGCAATCCAGCAGGGTGGTATTGATATTGTAATCGGCACGCATGCATTGTTGGAAGATAAGGTGGAATTCAAAGATCTGGCACTGGTTGTGACGGATGAACAGCATCGGTTTGGTGTGAATCAGCGAAAGAGATTATCGGATAAGGGCTATGGTGTGCATACGCTTGTGATGTCTGCCACACCAATTCCACGGACGTTAGCCATTATTTTATATGCGGATATGGATATTTCGATCATTAAAGAACTTCCGAAGGGCAGAAAGCCAATCAAAAACTGCGTGGTTGGCACGAATTACCGCCAGACAGCATATCAGTTTATTGCCGGGCAGATCGCAGAACACAGTCAGGTCTACGTCGTCTGCCCGATGGTGGAAGAAAGTGAGACGCTCGACGTGACGAATGTCACGGAATATGTGGATACGATGCGGGCGAACCTGCCAGCAGGCACACGGATCGAGATGCTGCATGGACAGATGCGGGCAGAAGAGAAAAATGAGATTATGAAACGATTTTCGGAAGGTGAGATTGATGTGCTTGTATCGACGACGGTTATCGAGGTTGGAGTCAATAATCCGAATGCAACCGTTATGATGGTGGAAAATGCAGAACGGTTCGGACTTGCGCAGCTTCACCAGCTTCGTGGCAGAGTCGGGCGTGGAAAGAAGCAGTCGTATTGTATATTTATCAATGGAAAGGAATCGGAAGAGTCTATGGACCGTCTGCGAGTACTGGAAAATTCTAATGATGGATTCTTTATTGCAAGCGAAGATCTGAAACTCCGTGGACCGGGAGATTTCTTCGGAATCCGGCAAAGTGGCGATGCATTGTTTGAACTTGCAGATATCTATAATCATGCAGATATGTTGCAGCTTGCACAGGATCTGTTAAAAGAATATGGCAGGTCGATGCAGCCGGTTCGTAGAAACAGGGGAGGAATCTCTGAGACGGTGTTGTAG
- a CDS encoding MalY/PatB family protein has translation MAYDFDKIVDRSNTNSMKWNVAEGELPMWVADMDFETAPVIMEAISKRARHGCFGYTEVPVAWYQAYIDWWKVRHDFKMEKDWLMFCTGVIPAISSIVRKLTTPAEKVLVQTPVYNIFFNSILNNGRQVLESPLVFDGNAYHIDFEDLEKKLADPQTTLMILCNPHNPIGKIWDKATLERIGALCAKHHVIVLSDEIHCDLTDPGCGYIPFASVSDICRNNSITCIAPTKTFNLAGLQTAAISVPNPVIRHKVWRGINTDEVAEPNAFAVDVAIAAFTKGADWLDALRAYIYENKQYAVQYVKEQIPEVEILPSEATYLLWIYCKDLPGNSREIAHRIRKKTGLFLSAGSGFSGDGDRFLRLNIACPRALLKDGMERLKRGVESLCE, from the coding sequence ATGGCATATGATTTTGATAAAATAGTAGATCGTTCCAATACGAATTCCATGAAATGGAACGTGGCAGAAGGCGAACTTCCGATGTGGGTAGCGGATATGGATTTCGAGACCGCACCGGTAATTATGGAAGCAATCAGCAAGCGCGCGCGGCACGGCTGCTTCGGCTATACAGAGGTGCCGGTTGCATGGTATCAGGCATATATCGACTGGTGGAAGGTGCGTCATGATTTTAAAATGGAGAAGGACTGGCTGATGTTTTGTACCGGTGTAATACCGGCAATCTCGTCAATCGTGCGGAAACTGACAACACCAGCCGAGAAGGTGCTGGTGCAGACACCGGTGTACAATATATTTTTTAACTCGATTCTCAATAATGGCAGACAGGTGTTGGAAAGTCCGCTTGTATTCGATGGAAATGCATATCATATTGATTTTGAAGACTTGGAAAAGAAGCTTGCAGATCCGCAGACAACGTTGATGATTCTCTGTAATCCACACAATCCGATCGGAAAGATCTGGGACAAAGCGACATTGGAACGAATCGGTGCATTGTGTGCGAAGCATCATGTGATTGTGCTTTCGGATGAGATTCATTGTGATCTGACTGATCCGGGATGTGGATATATCCCGTTTGCATCGGTATCCGATATCTGCCGGAATAACAGTATTACATGTATTGCACCGACGAAGACATTCAATCTCGCAGGCTTGCAGACGGCAGCCATCTCTGTACCGAATCCGGTGATTCGCCATAAGGTATGGCGTGGAATCAACACCGATGAAGTCGCAGAGCCGAATGCATTTGCGGTTGACGTAGCAATCGCGGCATTTACCAAGGGCGCAGACTGGTTAGATGCGCTCCGTGCCTATATCTACGAGAACAAGCAGTACGCAGTACAGTATGTGAAGGAACAGATTCCGGAAGTGGAGATTCTTCCTTCGGAGGCAACCTACTTGCTCTGGATCTACTGCAAGGATCTTCCGGGAAATTCGCGCGAGATCGCACACCGTATCCGCAAGAAGACAGGGTTGTTCCTGTCCGCCGGAAGTGGATTCTCCGGGGATGGAGACCGATTCCTGCGACTGAATATCGCCTGTCCAAGAGCGTTGTTAAAAGACGGTATGGAGCGGTTGAAACGTGGGGTGGAATCATTATGCGAATGA